In Candidatus Hamiltonella defensa 5AT (Acyrthosiphon pisum), one genomic interval encodes:
- the tolB gene encoding Tol-Pal system beta propeller repeat protein TolB translates to MKPVFKMLLSLLILWTSLLHAQVRIQITQGVDSARPIAVVPFKWLGTVEPPEKIADIISSDLRNSGKFNPIDPSRMPEKPFTASELITSSWYGLGVDAVVVGQIQAGADNHYLISYQLVELSSGTVLTQNQYKVTQQWLRYAAHSASDEIFQKLTGIKGAFSTRIAYVVQKNTRQLPYELKISDYDGYNPFVVYRSSQPLMSPAWSPDGQKLAYVNFESGRSALVIQNLASGSIQKIANFQGHNGAPAFSPDGAKLAFALSKTGSLNIYMMDLASGNITQITDSRSNNTEPSWFPDSRYLAYTSDQAGRPQVYKIDISGHGVPQRITWNAKQNQNSAVSPDGTFLILVNSKDGQQHIAKQDLKTGDVQILTDTLLDETPSIAPNTTMVIYSSTQNANSVLQLVSTDGRFKALLPEVDGQVKFPAWSPYL, encoded by the coding sequence ATGAAGCCTGTATTTAAAATGCTACTCAGTCTGTTGATATTATGGACTTCTTTATTACATGCACAAGTACGTATTCAAATCACTCAAGGGGTTGATTCAGCCCGACCTATTGCTGTTGTACCATTTAAGTGGCTAGGCACTGTTGAGCCGCCAGAAAAAATAGCGGACATTATTAGTTCAGATTTACGAAATAGCGGCAAATTTAATCCGATTGATCCTTCTCGAATGCCAGAGAAACCTTTTACTGCCTCCGAATTGATCACGTCTTCTTGGTATGGTTTAGGTGTGGATGCTGTTGTAGTCGGTCAAATTCAAGCTGGGGCTGATAATCACTATTTAATTTCTTACCAGCTGGTAGAGCTTTCATCAGGGACAGTGCTAACACAAAATCAATATAAAGTGACTCAACAATGGTTACGTTATGCGGCGCATAGTGCCAGCGATGAAATTTTTCAAAAATTAACAGGCATTAAAGGAGCTTTCTCTACTAGAATTGCTTATGTTGTACAAAAAAACACTCGGCAGCTCCCATATGAACTAAAAATTTCTGATTATGACGGTTATAATCCATTTGTTGTATATCGTTCATCTCAACCATTGATGTCCCCTGCTTGGTCTCCTGATGGTCAAAAATTGGCTTACGTGAATTTTGAAAGTGGCAGATCAGCTTTAGTCATACAAAATTTAGCTAGTGGTAGTATTCAAAAAATAGCGAATTTTCAAGGTCATAATGGTGCCCCGGCATTTTCTCCAGATGGGGCTAAATTGGCTTTTGCTTTATCTAAAACTGGGAGCCTTAATATTTATATGATGGATCTTGCTTCTGGAAACATCACTCAAATCACGGATAGTCGCAGCAATAATACAGAGCCTAGTTGGTTTCCGGATAGTCGGTACTTAGCTTATACCTCTGATCAAGCAGGTCGGCCTCAAGTTTATAAAATTGATATCAGCGGTCATGGTGTACCACAACGAATCACCTGGAATGCAAAGCAGAATCAAAATTCAGCTGTCAGCCCAGACGGGACATTTTTAATTTTGGTGAATTCAAAAGATGGGCAACAGCATATTGCCAAACAGGATTTAAAAACCGGTGATGTTCAAATATTAACAGACACATTGTTAGACGAAACGCCCAGCATCGCGCCTAATACGACAATGGTAATCTATAGTTCTACTCAGAACGCGAATTCAGTACTACAGCTAGTTTCAACAGATGGGCGCTTTAAAGCCCTATTACCAGAAGTGGACGGACAGGTAAAATTTCCAGCATGGTCGCCTTATTTGTGA
- a CDS encoding cytosine permease produces the protein MKNKLPNTHDFCFMRVPADCRSSLFTMVMVRIGIMTALGQFMLGAMLGHTMSFYDALMATFLGSMLLEFVSLGLGIAGAREGFSTSQLARWCGFGFYGSSLVSILIAFSLIGWFGVQNAILANGLNYALNNKPGFVICALLSGLGLTALMTFGFRALGWIAIVTVPLFMLVVGWIVCELLAGYHLIELMTTLPTGEPMTLGMAATAVGGGYIVAAVATADIGRYCQNGRHVFWMITLSIIVGEFVVNSIAILIAHALNTSDVVTIMTQTAGWIGLLAVILSALKINDSNLYSSSLALLSAVEVISGRRLSYVGLTLVLGTAGTLLTVAGILEKFTGFLLLLGVMFPPVAGVMLCDYWLLKTHRVELDESLRQQQLPDPKILPAVGWNGVIACLAGILTGLMIKMGIPSLNSLLVSITVYALLNGYPFKKAVK, from the coding sequence ATGAAAAACAAATTACCTAATACCCATGATTTTTGTTTTATGCGCGTACCAGCGGATTGCCGCTCCAGTCTTTTTACCATGGTCATGGTGCGTATTGGCATTATGACGGCCCTTGGACAATTTATGCTGGGTGCCATGCTGGGCCATACTATGTCTTTTTATGATGCTTTGATGGCGACTTTTCTTGGCAGTATGCTGTTGGAATTCGTGAGTTTAGGACTTGGTATTGCCGGGGCACGTGAGGGGTTTTCTACCAGTCAATTAGCACGATGGTGCGGATTCGGCTTTTATGGATCATCTCTGGTCAGCATACTCATCGCTTTCAGTTTGATAGGCTGGTTTGGTGTACAGAATGCTATTTTAGCGAATGGTCTGAACTATGCCCTGAATAATAAGCCTGGATTTGTCATCTGTGCCCTACTGTCAGGACTGGGATTAACCGCATTAATGACATTCGGATTTCGAGCCCTGGGGTGGATAGCTATAGTTACAGTGCCCTTGTTTATGCTGGTCGTAGGCTGGATTGTCTGTGAACTGCTGGCGGGATATCATTTAATTGAGTTGATGACCACCCTGCCTACAGGAGAGCCGATGACATTAGGCATGGCAGCGACTGCCGTTGGAGGAGGCTATATCGTCGCCGCTGTCGCCACAGCTGATATTGGGCGCTATTGTCAAAATGGTCGTCATGTTTTCTGGATGATTACTTTGTCTATCATCGTCGGCGAATTCGTGGTAAACAGTATCGCGATACTTATCGCCCACGCTCTTAATACCTCCGACGTAGTGACTATTATGACACAGACAGCTGGCTGGATTGGTCTGTTGGCCGTCATACTGTCGGCGCTAAAAATCAATGATTCCAATCTTTATTCCTCTTCTCTGGCTCTGCTCAGTGCGGTAGAAGTCATCAGTGGTCGCAGGTTATCCTATGTCGGATTAACACTCGTGCTCGGTACAGCTGGCACATTGCTGACGGTGGCAGGTATTCTTGAAAAATTTACCGGTTTTTTACTGCTGCTGGGGGTCATGTTTCCTCCTGTCGCTGGTGTGATGTTGTGCGATTATTGGCTATTGAAAACTCATCGGGTGGAACTTGATGAAAGTCTTCGTCAGCAACAGCTGCCTGACCCAAAAATCCTTCCAGCCGTGGGTTGGAACGGAGTCATTGCTTGTTTGGCTGGGATCTTAACCGGGCTGATGATTAAGATGGGTATTCCCTCTTTGAATTCACTTTTGGTGTCGATAACGGTTTACGCGCTGCTTAACGGTTATCCCTTTAAAAAGGCTGTCAAATGA
- the ybgF gene encoding tol-pal system protein YbgF — MNSNFKQRYSLSLLIGALTIPSTTMAKAPVSQLNSESLEYRITQLERISGGRGQLLTEYEQKIADLQEDVNDLRGQIQKNQYEIEQIKKKQSNQQSDMSFKNDKTEIQAITLKNTDNKNRATKVATPESKNNEKKDYDAALFFIFEKKDDDQAIIKLQHFVEEYSESIYRPNAYYWLGQLFYNKGMKNKASYYYAVLVKKYHKSPKRPDAMLKVGMIMQETGKTDKAKQIYQRVIEEYPLSAAKKEAQKKLNAAKKK, encoded by the coding sequence ATGAACAGTAACTTCAAACAGCGATACAGTTTGTCGTTACTGATTGGCGCATTAACAATTCCATCCACCACGATGGCTAAAGCGCCCGTCAGTCAACTAAACTCAGAATCTCTGGAATATCGTATTACGCAGCTTGAGCGTATTTCTGGCGGTCGTGGTCAGTTACTAACAGAATATGAACAAAAAATTGCCGATTTACAGGAGGATGTAAATGATTTACGGGGGCAGATTCAAAAAAATCAGTATGAGATTGAGCAAATAAAAAAGAAACAAAGCAATCAACAGAGCGATATGTCTTTTAAAAATGATAAAACCGAGATACAAGCCATAACTCTAAAAAATACAGATAATAAAAACAGAGCAACAAAAGTAGCCACCCCAGAAAGTAAAAATAATGAAAAAAAGGATTATGATGCGGCACTTTTTTTTATTTTTGAAAAAAAAGATGATGATCAAGCGATCATCAAGTTACAACATTTTGTAGAGGAGTATTCGGAATCCATCTATCGACCTAACGCATATTATTGGCTAGGGCAGCTTTTTTATAATAAAGGAATGAAAAATAAAGCCTCTTATTATTATGCCGTGCTTGTTAAAAAATATCATAAATCGCCTAAAAGGCCAGATGCCATGTTAAAAGTGGGTATGATCATGCAGGAAACAGGTAAAACTGATAAAGCAAAGCAAATTTATCAAAGAGTCATTGAGGAATATCCTCTAAGTGCTGCTAAAAAAGAAGCTCAGAAAAAACTGAATGCGGCTAAAAAAAAATAA
- a CDS encoding hydantoinase/oxoprolinase family protein, which produces MGIDVGGTHTDAVLLNSQQEIVAFTKQPITADVMQGIGRAVEVILAQSSINPAQIDRAMLGTTHCTNAIVERKNLEPVAHFRLGAPATLAVLPLVNIPANFREKLSVHLFTVSGGYHYDGQLLAALDEEMIRRQLYSVKGLVSAVSVCGVFSPVMDTQERLVGEIAQEILGPDIAISLSSEIGCIGLLERENAAILNAALCGVAQSLTNGFKETLLQHNISAPLYFGQNDGTLMPVKQARRLPILTIASGSTNSICGAAMLTDLEDALVVDIGGTTTDVGVLKNGFPRQSSLAAEIGGVRTSFRMPDITSIGLGGGSLVTFDSDGTIHVGPKSVGYQLTQHSLVFGGDTLTVTDIAVANGWANIGDPGKLAHLCSKQVQRVASHYVAMVERTLERMNTSLSDMPVILVGGGACLLPIGLRGASKVIRPAHASVANATGVAIAKVSGSVDTIVSTGTETLEACLLQAEKQARKAAVEAGAIPDTVRIIELESLPLGYMPGNTVRIRAKAAGTLSTCLSPAQD; this is translated from the coding sequence ATGGGTATTGATGTGGGGGGCACTCATACTGATGCGGTACTACTAAACTCTCAGCAGGAAATAGTGGCCTTTACTAAACAGCCCATCACTGCTGATGTGATGCAAGGCATTGGGCGCGCAGTTGAAGTCATCCTTGCCCAGTCGTCAATCAATCCCGCCCAAATTGATCGGGCGATGTTGGGTACAACCCACTGTACCAACGCTATAGTCGAACGCAAAAATCTTGAACCTGTAGCACACTTTCGTCTAGGTGCCCCCGCAACTCTGGCAGTGCTTCCTTTGGTTAATATACCGGCAAATTTTCGTGAAAAGTTATCGGTACATCTGTTTACCGTTTCAGGTGGATATCACTATGATGGTCAGCTACTGGCAGCACTCGATGAAGAAATGATCCGACGCCAGCTTTATTCGGTAAAAGGTCTGGTCAGCGCAGTTTCGGTTTGTGGTGTATTCTCCCCGGTGATGGATACTCAAGAACGTCTAGTGGGAGAAATAGCTCAGGAGATCTTGGGGCCTGATATTGCGATCTCTTTATCATCAGAAATCGGCTGTATCGGTTTACTCGAGAGAGAAAATGCAGCGATATTGAATGCAGCTCTCTGCGGTGTGGCTCAAAGTTTGACCAACGGATTTAAGGAAACGCTGTTGCAGCACAACATCAGTGCTCCGCTTTATTTTGGTCAAAACGATGGCACCTTAATGCCAGTCAAACAGGCACGACGCCTCCCCATTCTGACGATTGCTTCTGGTTCAACCAATAGCATCTGTGGTGCTGCCATGTTAACGGATCTTGAGGATGCACTGGTGGTAGATATTGGTGGCACCACTACTGATGTGGGTGTATTAAAAAACGGGTTCCCTCGTCAATCTTCGCTAGCAGCAGAAATTGGTGGAGTACGTACCAGTTTTCGTATGCCGGATATTACCTCGATCGGTCTAGGGGGTGGCTCTCTAGTGACTTTCGACTCTGATGGTACGATTCATGTGGGACCGAAAAGTGTAGGTTACCAGTTGACTCAGCATTCGCTCGTGTTTGGTGGTGACACCTTGACCGTGACCGATATCGCGGTAGCGAATGGTTGGGCTAATATAGGCGATCCGGGCAAACTGGCTCACCTTTGTTCCAAACAGGTGCAACGGGTCGCCTCCCACTATGTGGCAATGGTGGAGAGAACCCTGGAACGAATGAATACCTCACTTAGTGATATGCCGGTCATTTTGGTGGGCGGTGGAGCTTGCTTGTTACCCATCGGATTGCGAGGAGCTTCAAAGGTGATAAGGCCTGCGCATGCCTCAGTAGCGAATGCCACTGGTGTTGCGATTGCTAAGGTCAGTGGTAGTGTTGACACTATTGTTTCTACCGGTACTGAGACGCTGGAAGCTTGTTTGTTACAGGCGGAAAAACAGGCACGAAAAGCGGCAGTGGAAGCCGGAGCGATACCTGATACGGTCAGAATTATCGAGCTGGAATCTCTGCCACTTGGCTATATGCCGGGCAATACAGTGAGAATAAGGGCCAAAGCGGCGGGCACACTCAGTACTTGTCTCTCGCCAGCTCAGGACTAA
- the pal gene encoding peptidoglycan-associated lipoprotein Pal: MKFNHKILKRLTLALFIFSVMACTSHKNTNHSEMGAETTDISTDMNGNSGVSSADERARAQIEGLQKTSVVYFDFDKYNIKPNFAEILNAHADFLLNNPSFKVDIEGHTDQSGTSEYNMALGERRANAVKMYLQGKGVSAQQMSIVSYGKEKPVYRGNNKEDYSQNRRAVLIY, from the coding sequence ATGAAATTCAATCATAAAATACTCAAACGCCTCACTTTGGCTCTATTTATTTTTTCTGTAATGGCTTGTACCTCTCATAAAAATACAAATCATTCTGAAATGGGAGCTGAAACAACGGATATTAGCACGGATATGAATGGTAATTCAGGTGTGTCTTCTGCTGATGAACGGGCTCGAGCACAAATAGAAGGATTGCAAAAAACCAGTGTGGTGTATTTTGATTTTGATAAATACAACATTAAGCCCAATTTTGCTGAGATACTTAATGCCCATGCTGATTTCTTACTTAATAATCCCTCTTTTAAAGTCGATATAGAGGGACATACAGATCAAAGTGGTACATCAGAATACAATATGGCTTTAGGGGAACGTCGGGCTAACGCTGTAAAGATGTACCTCCAAGGTAAAGGTGTTTCTGCTCAACAGATGTCAATTGTATCTTATGGTAAAGAAAAGCCAGTTTATCGGGGTAATAACAAAGAAGATTATTCTCAAAATCGTAGAGCTGTGTTGATTTATTAA
- a CDS encoding antA/AntB antirepressor family protein, which translates to MGNTDYLIFSHSGPHAAYPFKNHVLTLEKAKEISMLERSDYFIH; encoded by the coding sequence GTGGGAAACACAGATTATCTCATTTTTAGCCATTCTGGACCTCATGCCGCCTACCCGTTCAAAAACCATGTCCTCACCCTGGAGAAAGCGAAAGAGATTTCAATGCTGGAGCGGTCCGACTATTTCATCCATTGA
- a CDS encoding JmjC domain-containing protein: MYLMINWQDFLQHYWQKHPMLLKQAVVNFINPVSPDELAKLVIEKALESQLIKKVNGKCQVVHNVFNGYKSLGRHNWSLKVQAINHWHRPAEEFMYLFRTFPDWYREDLTVSFSVPGGGLGLYAKTSDVFIIQGIGRSRWRIWNPLSSVVHYDQKNFFPSIINEELVSGDALYIPKGFPHEAISSETALSYCINLWTDNSLRMIRNWTESLSDKNHRGIEYSPSPDLLMRDDPTEILPQDITAIQNIMNQFLLQQRDDLETWFGQQMSQSSYDLPMAPAAQVYQPSQVQSILQQDISLCRLMGLRMLHIGDRYFLNGESLASNYADAWNIMAHNTTINGYMLRKFIDDNDFMTQLTLLINKGYWYFQGISMKNFFDINV; the protein is encoded by the coding sequence ATGTATCTGATGATAAACTGGCAGGATTTTTTACAACATTACTGGCAAAAGCATCCTATGTTGTTAAAGCAAGCTGTTGTTAATTTTATTAACCCAGTTTCACCTGATGAGCTGGCTAAACTGGTGATAGAAAAAGCACTTGAGAGCCAGCTCATTAAAAAGGTTAATGGAAAATGTCAAGTAGTGCATAATGTTTTCAATGGATATAAATCGTTAGGTCGGCATAACTGGTCACTAAAGGTTCAGGCAATTAATCATTGGCATAGACCTGCTGAAGAATTCATGTATTTGTTTCGTACTTTTCCCGATTGGTACAGAGAAGATTTAACGGTGTCTTTTTCAGTACCCGGGGGTGGGCTAGGCCTATATGCTAAAACATCTGACGTATTTATTATTCAAGGTATAGGGCGCAGCCGATGGCGTATATGGAATCCATTATCATCGGTTGTCCACTACGATCAAAAGAATTTTTTCCCATCGATTATTAACGAAGAGCTGGTCTCTGGTGACGCTTTGTATATCCCCAAGGGCTTTCCCCATGAAGCAATTTCGTCAGAAACTGCCTTGAGCTACTGCATTAATTTGTGGACAGACAACAGCCTTCGTATGATAAGGAACTGGACTGAGTCTCTTTCAGACAAAAATCATAGAGGCATTGAGTATTCCCCCTCTCCTGATTTGCTTATGCGTGACGACCCTACAGAAATTCTGCCTCAAGATATTACCGCCATTCAAAACATAATGAACCAATTTTTACTACAGCAGCGAGATGATCTCGAAACCTGGTTTGGTCAGCAGATGTCTCAATCATCTTACGATTTACCTATGGCTCCCGCGGCTCAGGTTTATCAACCATCACAAGTTCAATCAATATTGCAGCAGGATATTTCATTATGCCGCTTAATGGGTCTACGCATGTTACACATCGGCGATCGTTATTTTCTCAACGGTGAATCACTTGCATCGAATTATGCTGACGCATGGAATATCATGGCGCATAACACGACGATTAATGGATATATGCTTAGAAAATTCATAGATGATAACGATTTTATGACACAGTTAACCTTGCTTATCAATAAAGGGTATTGGTATTTTCAGGGTATCAGCATGAAAAATTTTTTTGACATAAACGTTTGA
- a CDS encoding DUF917 domain-containing protein: MTWLDLEAIEHISYGASVLASGGGGDPYIGKIMAQQAIQQHGPIRLLDSEAFQPHELLLSTGMIGSPTVMVEKIPNGEESIVACQCMEKHLGRTIAGIYPIEAGGINSLLPLATACRLGLPVVDVDGMGRAFPEFQMTTFYLDGINVSTFIIADEKLNTVLVDAIDSHQAEKFARAVTVKMGGAAIFAASPISPTQARNSGIKGTISFMRHIGKRMEQARAARENLVDTLVGLLRGHVLFRGKAIRVNQHSEDGFTRGIAIFTGVDENVGGRFEVLFQNEYLLAKQEEIPLCITPDLIILLDEDTGLPVLAERLSYGMRVVVIGAPADDKWRTSRGIEVCGPGYFNYPDDYKPVEMLAMAPKGAI, from the coding sequence ATGACCTGGCTAGACTTGGAAGCGATAGAACATATTAGCTATGGTGCCTCTGTTCTCGCCAGTGGCGGCGGCGGAGATCCCTATATTGGTAAAATTATGGCACAGCAGGCAATTCAACAGCATGGGCCGATTCGGTTGCTTGACTCCGAGGCATTCCAACCGCACGAGCTGCTTTTATCCACTGGCATGATAGGCTCACCGACTGTTATGGTAGAAAAAATCCCAAACGGGGAAGAATCTATTGTCGCTTGCCAGTGTATGGAAAAGCACTTGGGCCGTACCATTGCTGGCATTTATCCTATTGAAGCAGGTGGTATTAACTCGCTGCTTCCACTGGCAACCGCCTGTCGTTTGGGATTACCTGTGGTCGACGTTGATGGCATGGGCCGTGCGTTTCCAGAATTTCAGATGACCACCTTTTATCTCGATGGGATTAACGTCTCAACCTTTATCATAGCAGATGAAAAATTGAACACCGTGTTGGTCGACGCTATCGACAGCCATCAGGCTGAAAAATTTGCCCGTGCAGTGACGGTGAAAATGGGAGGTGCCGCGATTTTTGCCGCTTCGCCTATTTCACCCACACAGGCAAGAAACTCAGGTATAAAAGGCACAATCAGTTTTATGCGGCATATCGGTAAAAGGATGGAGCAGGCTCGCGCAGCCAGAGAGAATTTAGTGGATACCTTGGTCGGTTTACTCAGAGGCCATGTTTTGTTTCGTGGCAAGGCAATACGGGTAAATCAGCACAGCGAAGATGGGTTTACTCGTGGGATAGCGATTTTTACAGGTGTAGACGAGAATGTCGGCGGTCGCTTTGAAGTGCTGTTTCAAAATGAATACCTTCTGGCAAAACAGGAAGAAATACCACTATGTATCACCCCTGATTTAATTATCCTGCTTGACGAGGACACGGGCTTGCCGGTTCTTGCTGAAAGGCTGAGTTATGGTATGCGTGTGGTGGTGATTGGGGCCCCTGCTGACGATAAATGGCGCACTTCGCGAGGTATCGAAGTATGTGGGCCAGGTTATTTTAACTACCCTGATGATTATAAACCCGTTGAGATGCTAGCGATGGCACCTAAAGGAGCGATCTAA
- a CDS encoding phosphomannomutase/phosphoglucomutase — MPKLSCFKAYDIRGRLGEELNEEIAYRVGRAYAELTKAKTVVVGGDVRLSSESLKCALSRGLQAGGVDVLDIGVSGTEEIYFATFHLGLDGGIEVTASHNPIDYNGMKLVQKGARPISGDTGLKEIQKLAELNAFSPLEHRSTGCYKKISTMTAYIDHLMSYITPAHFTMPLKLVVNSGNGAAGPVIDMLENRFNTLKMSLTLVKMHHQSDGTFPNGIPNPLLPERRQATSDAVLAEGADMGIAFDGDFDRCFFFDHRGQFIEGYYMVGLLAEAFLQKEQGARIIHDPRLSWNTIDTVKAYGGKAVMSRTGHAFLKERMRSEDAIYGGEMSAHHYFRDFAYSDSGMIPWLLIAELLCVKGQKLQQLVEERMAAYPVSGEINCQLANPTQAIERVRAAYQPNALSVDETDGISMEFKDWRFNLRSSNTEPVVRLNVESRANKALLDEKTAEILTLLNAR; from the coding sequence ATGCCTAAATTATCCTGTTTTAAAGCTTATGATATCCGTGGGCGCTTAGGTGAAGAACTCAATGAAGAAATCGCCTATCGCGTTGGTCGAGCTTATGCGGAATTGACTAAAGCCAAAACCGTCGTCGTGGGTGGTGATGTGCGTTTAAGCAGCGAAAGCCTCAAGTGCGCCCTCTCTCGCGGTTTACAAGCAGGCGGTGTAGATGTGTTGGATATCGGTGTCTCAGGTACAGAAGAAATCTATTTTGCTACCTTTCATCTTGGTTTGGACGGGGGTATTGAAGTCACTGCCAGCCACAATCCCATCGATTATAATGGGATGAAACTCGTGCAAAAAGGGGCTCGTCCTATCAGTGGCGATACAGGGCTCAAAGAGATCCAAAAACTAGCTGAATTAAATGCATTCTCCCCTCTAGAACACCGTTCGACAGGCTGTTATAAAAAAATCTCGACCATGACAGCCTATATCGATCATTTGATGAGTTATATCACGCCTGCCCATTTCACTATGCCTTTAAAGTTAGTGGTGAACAGTGGCAATGGCGCCGCAGGCCCTGTGATTGATATGCTAGAAAATCGATTCAATACGCTCAAAATGTCTTTGACACTGGTCAAAATGCATCATCAGTCGGATGGCACTTTTCCTAACGGGATCCCAAACCCGCTTTTGCCAGAACGCCGCCAGGCGACTTCCGATGCGGTGTTGGCAGAAGGTGCTGATATGGGCATCGCCTTTGATGGTGATTTCGATCGCTGTTTTTTCTTTGATCATCGAGGCCAATTTATTGAAGGCTATTATATGGTCGGCTTGTTGGCAGAAGCTTTTTTACAAAAAGAACAGGGCGCCCGGATTATTCATGATCCCCGTTTAAGCTGGAACACCATCGATACAGTGAAGGCGTATGGGGGTAAAGCGGTTATGTCGAGAACAGGCCATGCGTTTCTTAAAGAGCGTATGCGTTCAGAAGATGCCATTTATGGCGGTGAGATGAGTGCCCATCATTATTTTCGCGATTTTGCTTACTCTGACTCTGGGATGATCCCTTGGCTGTTGATTGCCGAGCTCCTGTGTGTCAAAGGCCAAAAACTACAACAATTGGTGGAAGAACGCATGGCGGCTTATCCTGTGTCTGGTGAAATTAATTGCCAGTTGGCGAATCCGACTCAGGCGATTGAGCGTGTTCGGGCCGCATATCAACCAAATGCGTTGTCTGTAGATGAAACGGATGGTATCAGTATGGAATTTAAAGATTGGCGTTTTAATCTTCGCTCTTCGAATACGGAACCTGTGGTTCGGCTTAATGTAGAATCACGTGCCAATAAAGCGCTGTTAGACGAAAAAACCGCTGAAATATTAACGTTATTAAATGCTCGATAA
- a CDS encoding DUF29 domain-containing protein, which translates to MTTLYDDDFYGWSQEQANLLRTKRFNELDAENLLEEIEAMGRSERRELESRLEKLLSHLLKWQYQPSRRGKSWLLTIKEQRRKFVDCLNENPSLRNKKEKRLIIVYQYARLSAEKETNLSESVFPDQCPWTFDQIMDNEFFPE; encoded by the coding sequence ATGACCACACTTTATGATGATGATTTTTATGGATGGAGCCAAGAACAGGCAAATTTGCTCCGTACAAAACGTTTTAATGAGTTAGATGCCGAAAATTTGTTGGAGGAAATAGAGGCAATGGGTCGAAGTGAACGCAGGGAGCTGGAATCTAGACTTGAAAAGCTACTGTCTCATCTCCTTAAATGGCAATATCAACCCAGCCGAAGAGGAAAAAGCTGGCTGCTGACGATTAAAGAACAACGTAGAAAATTTGTCGATTGCTTGAATGAAAATCCTAGTCTGAGAAATAAAAAAGAAAAGCGTCTTATAATCGTATACCAGTACGCAAGGCTTTCTGCTGAAAAAGAAACAAACCTCTCAGAAAGTGTTTTTCCTGATCAATGCCCTTGGACGTTTGATCAAATTATGGATAATGAATTTTTCCCAGAATAA
- a CDS encoding helix-turn-helix transcriptional regulator, producing the protein MNSLKKITNSLPDTTQVSDVLPPQFVMLWETSQEPWGVKDVDSKYIYANRAYYRLLNINPATFCIVGHLDDQLPSPIADFAPHFQQHDRQTMQRQDRLCSIEIHPYEPDQLMRPYYFDKYPLYEAHSRLCIGTIFHARKVEEILLKKRLLQDAKPGYFLFYPPENIFTEKELEVIFCVLQNMSSKLIALHLGLSHRTVENKLQVIYEKAGTHSLSQFNDYCRDKGYHHYFPQKLLSPASKLLDMSL; encoded by the coding sequence GTGAACAGTCTAAAAAAAATCACGAATTCTCTTCCTGATACGACTCAAGTTTCTGATGTTTTGCCGCCACAGTTCGTGATGTTATGGGAAACTTCACAGGAGCCTTGGGGAGTCAAGGATGTTGATTCAAAATATATTTACGCTAATCGCGCATATTACCGTCTTCTTAATATTAATCCCGCAACGTTCTGTATTGTCGGTCACCTTGATGATCAATTACCCTCACCCATAGCAGATTTCGCCCCTCACTTTCAACAGCATGATCGCCAGACAATGCAACGACAGGATCGTCTTTGCTCGATTGAAATCCACCCATACGAACCTGATCAATTGATGCGCCCTTATTATTTTGACAAGTACCCACTCTATGAAGCGCATAGCCGACTGTGTATTGGTACCATTTTTCACGCCAGAAAAGTTGAGGAAATTTTACTCAAAAAACGATTATTACAGGATGCTAAACCCGGTTATTTTTTATTTTATCCGCCGGAAAACATATTTACCGAAAAGGAACTCGAGGTTATTTTTTGTGTGTTGCAAAATATGAGTAGCAAGCTCATTGCTCTTCATCTGGGGTTATCTCACCGTACGGTGGAAAATAAACTACAGGTAATTTACGAAAAAGCAGGGACTCACTCTTTGTCTCAATTCAACGATTACTGCAGGGATAAAGGTTATCATCATTACTTTCCACAGAAACTTCTGAGCCCTGCCAGTAAGCTACTGGATATGAGTCTGTAG